The genomic stretch TATAGATGCAGGACGCCATGGGCCACGAGCTGCCCTGGATTTACTTCGTCAGCCTCGTCATCTTCGGATCCTTCTTCGTCCTCAACCTGGTGCTGGGGGTGCTCAGCGGGTGAGCGTGTCATTAGCATGTCATTAGCATGTCATTAGCATGTCATTAGCGTGTCGTTAGCATGTCATTAGCATGTCGTTAGCATGTCATTAGCGTGTCATTAGCATGCCATTAGCGTGTCGTTAGCGTGTCATTAGCGTGTCGTTAGTGTGTAATTAGCATGTCGTTAGTGTGTCGTTAGCATGTCGTTAGCATGTCATTGGCATGTCGTTAGCATGTCGTTAGCATGTCATTAGCGTGTCATTAGCATGTCGTTAGCATGTCATTAGCATGTCGTTAGCGTGTCTTTAGCATGTCGTTGGTGTGTCATTAGCATGTCGCTAGCGTGTCATTAGCTTGTTGTTAGCGCGTCATCAGCATGTCATCAGTATGTCGTTTACATGTCGTTAAAGCATGCAAATAGCATGTCATTAGCATGTCGTTAGCGTGTCATTACTGTGTAGTTATCGTGTTGTTAGCATGTCGTTATCATGTTGTTAGTGTGTCATTAGCATGTCATTAGCGTGTCATTAGCGTGTCGTTATTGTGTCGTTATCGTGTTGTTAGCATGTTGTTATCGTGTCATTATCGTGTCGTTAGCGTGCCATTAGCATGTCATTACCATGTCATTATCGTGTTGTTAGTGTGTTGTTATCGTGTCGTTAGCATGCCATTAGCATGTCATTAGCATGTCGTTAGCATGTCATTTGCATGACACTAGCATGTCATTAGCATGTCGTGTATCATTAGTGTGTCACTAGTGTCATTAGCATGTTGTGTATCATTAGTGTGTCACTAGCGTGTCATTAGCGTGTCATTAGCATGTCATTAGTATGCCGTTAGCGTGTCGTTTGCATGTCATGTGCCATTAGCATGTCATTAGCGTGCCATTAGCATGTTGTTAGCGTGTTGTTAGCATGTCGTGCGTCATTAGCATGTCATTAGCGTGCCGTTAGCATGCCATCAGCATGTCATTAGTGTGTCACTAGCGTGTCGTTAGCATGTCGTGTATCATTAGCATGTAATTAGCATGTAATTACCATGTCCATCCCTTAGTGAGTTCTCCAAGGAACGTGAGAAGGCCAAAGCTCGCGGCGACTTCCAGAAGCTGcgggagaagcagcagctggaggaggatCTGAGGGGCTACATGGAGTGGATCACACAGGCCGAGGACATGGAGGGGGACGAGGACGAGCACGAGAAGCACCGTAGGACCCCAAATTGGGTGGGGGGGATATAAGACCCCTCCCCATATATACACGTATAGGGTTGtcctgttgttttcttgttctcGACCTTATAGGGCTGACGACGGAGGAGCTGATGGGGAAGAGGAAACCACGACTCAAATGGCTGCGACACGCGAGTCACTCCACGGATACACACGGTAACAAACGGCAATGAGAATAAGGGGGTAAAGCATAAAATAAGGggataaaacacaaaataaggGGGTAAACCCTAAAATAAGGGGGTAAACACTAAAATATATAAGAGTAGAAGCCCTAAAATAAGGGGATAAGTCCTAAAATAAGGGGATAAAGCCTAAAATTTAAGGGTAGAAACCCTAAAATGAGGGGAAAAGCCCTAAAATATATAAGGGTAGAACCCATAAAATCAGGGTAGAACTGCTAAAATAAGGGGATAAGCCCTAAAATAAGAGTAGAAACCCTAAAATAAGGGGATAAAGCCTAAAATATATAAGGGTAGAAGCCCTAAAATAAGGGGAtaaacactaaaataaataaggttAGAACCCCTAAAATAAAGGGGTAAACCCTAAAATAAGGGGATAAAACCCAAAATAAAGGGATAAACCCTAAAATTTAAGGGTAGAAACCCTAAAATAAGGGGATAAAACCCAAAATANAACCCTAAAATAAGGGGATAAAACCCAAAATAAAGGGATAAACCCTAAAATTTAAGGGTAGAAACCCTAAAATAAGGGGATAAAACCCAAAATAAGGGGGTAAACCCTAAAATATATAAGGGTAGAAGCCCTAGAATAAGGGGATAAGCCATAAAATAAGGGGATAAACACTAAAATAAGGGGACAAGCCCTAAAATATATAAGGGTTGAACCCCTAAAATAAGGGTAGAAACCCTAAAATTTAAGGGTAGAAACCCTAAAATAAGGGGATAAGCCCTAAAATAAGGGGATAAAACCCAAAATAAGGGGATAAAGCCTAAAATATATAAGGGTAGAAGCCCTAAAATAAGGGGATAAACCCTAAAATTTAAGGGTAGAAACCCTAAAATAAAGGGGTAAACCCTAAAATAAGGGGATAAACCctaaaat from Coturnix japonica isolate 7356 unplaced genomic scaffold, Coturnix japonica 2.1 chrUnrandom908, whole genome shotgun sequence encodes the following:
- the LOC107307782 gene encoding voltage-dependent L-type calcium channel subunit alpha-1F-like → MQDAMGHELPWIYFVSLVIFGSFFVLNLVLGVLSGEFSKEREKAKARGDFQKLREKQQLEEDLRGYMEWITQAEDMEGDEDEHEKHRLTTEELMGKRKPRLKWLRHASHSTDTHASLPGSETTSVNTETAGEEETQPNACDRCL